A window of Cryptomeria japonica chromosome 3, Sugi_1.0, whole genome shotgun sequence contains these coding sequences:
- the LOC131072065 gene encoding putative anthocyanidin reductase, with product MAVKGNQTVKRVCVTGAGGYIGSWLIKNLLERGYTVNATLRNPGDEKKSGPLLELPGAEERLKLFKADLCLEGSFDSAVEGCHGVFHVAGPMDFTKPNLDDFVVPAVNGVHNVMRACIRAKSVKRVIFTSSIFAASPMNDKGEFTQTCLDENCWSPVNFIKSQPTISAWYVIAKTLAEQEAFKYGLNNDIEVMSILPGLVIGPWLTATNALTSAQAILALIGGNHEFYELFKFSDFVLGSIPIVHIEDTCNAHIFVMEHTNAQNRYVCASDSLSLKSLKDFLAKQYVQFKNSIKLDEDDGVERYLPVSSKKLLDMGFSYKYHLPEAFKETIDCAMKNGMLNVGTE from the exons ATGGCAGTGAAAGGTAACCAGACTGTAAAACGAGTGTGTGTGACTGGAGCAGGAGGATATATTGGATCATGGTTAATCAAAAATCTGCTAGAAAGGGGCTACACCGTCAACGCCACCCTTAGAAACCCAG GAGACGAGAAAAAATCTGGGCCTTTGTTGGAGCTCCCGGGGGCAGAGGAGAGGCTCAAACTCTTTAAAGCTGATTTATGTTTAGAGGGCAGCTTTGACTCTGCAGTGGAGGGTTGTCATGGAGTTTTCCATGTGGCAGGTCCCATGGATTTTACAAAACCCAATCTG GACGATTTTGTTGTACCTGCTGTAAATGGGGTACACAATGTTATGAGAGCGTGCATAAGAGCTAAATCTGTTAAACGTGTGATTTTCACTTCATCAATTTTTGCCGCTTCTCCAATGAATGACAAGGGGGAATTCACCCAGACGTGCCTTGATGAAAATTGTTGGAGCCCCGTAAATTTCATTAAATCTCAACCTACTATTTCAGCTTGGTATGTGATAGCTAAGACCTTGGCAGAACAGGAGGCCTTTAAATATGGGCTTAATAATGACATTGAGGTTATGAGCATCCTACCAGGTTTGGTGATTGGGCCTTGGCTTACAGCTACCAATGCTTTAACATCTGCTCAAGCAAT ATTAGCTCTCATTGGAG GAAATCATGAATTTTACGAACTTTTCAAGTTCTCTGATTTCGTGTTGGGATCGATACCAATTGTTCATATTGAAGATACTTGCAATGCCCACATATTTGTGATGGAACATACCAATGCTCAAAATCGTTATGTTTGTGCATCTGATTCTTTGAGTCTCAAGTCTCTCAAGGATTTCCTTGCTAAACAATATGTACAATTCAAGAATTCTATCAA GTTAGATGAAGATGATGGAGTTGAGAGATACCTGCCTGTTTCTTCAAAGAAACTGTTGGATATGGGATTCTCTTATAAGTATCATTTACCAGAAGCTTTTAAGGAGACCATAGACTGTGCCATGAAGAATGGAATGTTGAATGTTGGTACTGAATAA